In Acidobacteriota bacterium, one DNA window encodes the following:
- a CDS encoding cytidine deaminase, translating into MSPRPLTADEVARLVAAATAVRENAAAPYSKFRVGAALLAEDGRIFTGCNVESASYGLTVCAERTAVFKAISEGAKGFRAVAVVTDAEPPASPCGACRQVLWDQCRDIDVLIATPRGIATRTRLAALLPMAFEF; encoded by the coding sequence ATGAGCCCGCGGCCGCTGACGGCCGACGAGGTGGCCCGGCTCGTGGCCGCCGCTACGGCGGTCCGCGAGAACGCGGCGGCTCCGTACTCGAAGTTCCGCGTGGGCGCCGCCCTCCTCGCCGAGGACGGGCGCATCTTCACGGGCTGCAACGTCGAGTCCGCGTCGTACGGGCTCACCGTCTGCGCCGAGCGAACGGCCGTCTTCAAGGCGATCTCCGAGGGCGCGAAGGGGTTTCGCGCCGTCGCCGTCGTGACCGACGCCGAGCCTCCGGCCTCGCCCTGCGGCGCCTGCCGCCAGGTGCTCTGGGACCAGTGCCGCGACATCGACGTTCTGATCGCGACGCCGCGCGGCATCGCGACGCGCACGCGACTCGCGGCGCTGCTGCCGATGGCGTTCGAGTTCTAG
- a CDS encoding thymidine phosphorylase — MSLFVRTIIKKRDGQELGEGEIADFVGGVTSGAITDEQAAAFLMAVCIRGMTTRETAALTFAMMRSGETWDLSRHGFVADKHSTGGVGDKATLVLAPLLAAVGVKAGMMSGRGLGHTGGTLDKLESIPGFKTGLPKAEFDRLLDTVGCALIGQTDSIAPADRRLYALRDVTGTVESIPLITASILSKKLATGAQAVVFDVKTGNGAFMADPRDAEKLGRALVDTTRATGRKASGYLTAMDRPIGEAVGNANEVEESIRMLAGEGPADLRENTLLLGADLLLAAGVETNPKDARRRLNAALADGRALEVFAKLIAAQGGDATVCDDPKRLPQPASRRDVPAPEAGVVTRIATREVGMLAIELGCGRSKREDVIDPASGFRVKKKPGDAVAAGEPLLVVELGPTAKPRADFFERLAACWTIAPPGAAVESLPFVVGTL, encoded by the coding sequence ATGAGCCTCTTCGTCCGCACCATCATCAAGAAGCGCGACGGCCAGGAGCTGGGAGAAGGGGAGATCGCCGACTTCGTCGGGGGCGTGACGTCCGGCGCGATCACGGACGAGCAGGCGGCGGCGTTCCTGATGGCGGTCTGCATCCGCGGAATGACGACCCGTGAGACCGCCGCGCTCACGTTCGCGATGATGCGTTCCGGCGAAACGTGGGATCTCTCCCGCCACGGCTTCGTCGCCGACAAGCACTCCACGGGCGGCGTCGGCGACAAGGCGACGCTCGTCCTCGCGCCGCTGCTCGCCGCCGTGGGCGTGAAGGCCGGAATGATGTCGGGCCGCGGCCTCGGCCACACGGGCGGCACCCTCGACAAGCTCGAATCGATCCCCGGCTTCAAGACGGGCCTCCCGAAGGCGGAGTTCGACCGGCTCCTCGACACGGTCGGGTGCGCTCTCATCGGCCAGACGGACTCGATCGCCCCCGCGGACCGGCGCCTCTACGCGCTGCGCGACGTGACGGGCACGGTCGAGTCGATCCCGCTCATCACGGCCTCGATCCTGTCCAAGAAGCTCGCGACCGGAGCGCAGGCCGTCGTGTTCGACGTGAAGACGGGGAACGGCGCCTTCATGGCCGACCCGAGGGACGCCGAGAAGCTCGGGCGCGCCCTCGTGGACACGACGCGCGCGACGGGGCGCAAGGCCTCGGGCTACCTCACGGCGATGGACCGCCCGATCGGCGAGGCGGTCGGGAACGCGAACGAGGTCGAGGAGTCGATCCGCATGCTCGCGGGCGAGGGCCCGGCGGACCTGCGGGAGAACACGCTCCTGCTCGGCGCCGACCTGCTGCTCGCGGCGGGCGTCGAGACGAACCCGAAGGACGCGCGCCGGCGGCTCAACGCGGCGCTCGCCGACGGACGCGCGCTCGAGGTCTTCGCAAAGCTCATCGCGGCGCAGGGCGGAGACGCGACCGTCTGCGACGACCCGAAGCGCCTTCCGCAGCCCGCCTCCCGGCGCGACGTGCCGGCGCCCGAAGCCGGCGTCGTCACGCGGATCGCGACGCGCGAGGTGGGAATGCTCGCGATCGAGCTCGGCTGCGGCCGCTCGAAGAGGGAAGACGTGATCGACCCGGCCTCGGGCTTCCGCGTGAAGAAGAAACCCGGCGATGCGGTGGCGGCGGGGGAGCCGCTCCTCGTCGTCGAGCTGGGCCCGACCGCGAAGCCGAGGGCGGATTTCTTCGAGAGGCTCGCGGCCTGCTGGACGATCGCGCCGCCGGGCGCTGCCGTCGAGTCCCTGCCGTTCGTCGTCGGCACGCTCTGA
- a CDS encoding amidohydrolase family protein, protein MAGVLPTLARRALVLAVFCIAFSLAAPPAAAADTPHAPFKKSPSSSSVSSVDTLVTAAHVLTMDGTDRVFSPGAVAIKGGAIVAVGKPSDLLALYSPKQRILRPNAVVLPGLVNTHTHAAMNLLRGIADDLPLMDWLTKYIFPAEGKNVSPGFVRAGTLLACAEMVRGGTTTFADMYYFESDVASAVDQCGMRAVLGETWLDFPVPAHKDLPESISMTRAFLEKWKGHPRVIAAVAPHAPFTNSKESLLAARDLALEFKAPLLIHVSETKDEQKQIAEKYGTTPAKWLDSIGFLGPNVLAAHGVWLDADDMRLFAERRVGLAHNPESNMKLASGAAPVVAARKAGISVGLGTDGVAGSNNDLDMWEAMDFAGKLAKVSTMDPTALPAKDLLRMATIEGARAMKLDDRIGSLEAGKRADLVAVDLGKARTHPVWDLYSTLVYAAKESDVTLTMVEGRVLWNGIRVTTLDEAKVIRDAEEWRKKIAASLAPAGAK, encoded by the coding sequence ATGGCAGGGGTGCTGCCGACGCTCGCGAGGCGCGCCTTGGTTCTCGCGGTGTTCTGCATCGCCTTCTCCCTCGCGGCGCCGCCGGCCGCCGCCGCCGATACCCCTCACGCGCCTTTTAAGAAATCCCCCTCTTCCTCTTCGGTCTCTTCGGTCGACACACTGGTCACTGCCGCTCATGTCCTGACGATGGACGGTACCGATCGCGTCTTCTCTCCCGGCGCGGTTGCGATCAAAGGTGGCGCAATTGTGGCGGTGGGGAAGCCTTCCGATCTCCTCGCTCTGTATTCTCCGAAGCAAAGAATTCTTCGTCCGAACGCGGTCGTCCTGCCGGGCCTGGTCAACACGCACACGCACGCCGCGATGAACCTCCTGCGCGGCATCGCAGACGACCTGCCGCTCATGGACTGGCTCACGAAGTACATCTTCCCGGCCGAGGGCAAGAACGTCTCGCCGGGCTTCGTGAGGGCGGGGACGCTCCTCGCCTGCGCCGAGATGGTGCGCGGGGGGACCACGACGTTTGCGGACATGTACTACTTCGAGTCCGACGTCGCCTCGGCGGTGGACCAGTGCGGGATGCGCGCCGTCCTCGGAGAGACGTGGCTGGATTTCCCCGTGCCCGCCCACAAGGACCTTCCAGAGTCGATCTCCATGACGCGGGCGTTCCTCGAGAAGTGGAAAGGCCACCCCCGCGTGATCGCGGCGGTCGCGCCGCACGCGCCGTTCACGAACTCGAAGGAGTCGCTGCTCGCGGCGCGGGACCTCGCGCTCGAGTTCAAGGCGCCGCTCCTGATACACGTCTCCGAGACGAAGGACGAGCAGAAGCAGATCGCCGAGAAGTACGGCACGACGCCCGCGAAGTGGCTGGATTCGATCGGCTTTCTCGGCCCGAACGTCCTCGCGGCCCACGGGGTCTGGCTGGACGCCGACGACATGCGCCTCTTCGCGGAGCGCCGCGTGGGGCTCGCGCACAACCCCGAGTCGAACATGAAGCTCGCGTCGGGTGCGGCGCCCGTCGTCGCGGCGCGGAAGGCCGGGATCAGCGTCGGTCTCGGGACGGACGGCGTCGCGGGCTCGAACAACGACCTCGACATGTGGGAGGCGATGGACTTCGCCGGGAAGCTGGCGAAAGTCTCGACGATGGACCCGACCGCGCTGCCCGCGAAGGACCTCCTCCGGATGGCGACGATCGAAGGCGCCCGCGCCATGAAGCTGGACGACCGGATCGGCTCCCTCGAAGCCGGGAAGCGCGCCGACCTCGTGGCCGTGGACCTCGGGAAGGCGCGGACGCATCCCGTGTGGGATCTGTACTCGACGCTCGTCTACGCGGCGAAGGAAAGCGACGTGACGCTCACGATGGTCGAGGGCCGGGTCCTCTGGAACGGGATCCGCGTGACGACGCTGGACGAGGCGAAGGTCATCCGGGACGCCGAGGAATGGCGGAAGAAGATCGCGGCGTCGCTCGCGCCGGCCGGAGCGAAATGA
- a CDS encoding NupC/NupG family nucleoside CNT transporter, which yields MERFTGLIGLAIVWAVALLLSKNRKAIRWRTIGWAFALQMVFGVLVLYWEPGKQGLESFSNGVSHAIGYADQGSSFLFGWLAGPMDALGEKTGLGFRGIIFAFKVLPIIIFICSFFSILYYFGIIQIIVKGMAWVMQKTMKVSGAESLCVAANVFIGQTEAPVLIAPYIVTMTTSELFTMMVGGMAHVSGAVMLAYVLMGAPLKYLITASVMAAPGTFLITKIMWPETENPVTMGTVKMQIEKHDANFIDAAATGASQGMTLVLNIAAMLIAFVALIAMINGFLGWAGGLVGYPTFSLQTVFGWVLGPLAWALGAPKQDMATVGNLIANKTVINEFFAFSMFKDVVGTLSEKGKIIATFALCGFANFSSIGIQIGGIGGLAPTRKSDLARLGFRALLAGSLVSFMTAAIAGILMS from the coding sequence GTGGAGCGATTCACCGGACTGATCGGACTCGCGATCGTGTGGGCCGTCGCGCTGCTCCTGTCGAAGAACCGCAAGGCGATCCGCTGGCGGACGATCGGCTGGGCGTTCGCGCTTCAGATGGTGTTCGGCGTCCTGGTCCTCTACTGGGAGCCCGGCAAGCAGGGCCTCGAGTCGTTCTCGAACGGCGTCTCGCACGCGATCGGCTACGCGGACCAGGGGTCGTCCTTCCTGTTCGGCTGGCTCGCCGGTCCGATGGACGCCCTCGGCGAGAAGACGGGCCTCGGCTTCCGGGGGATCATCTTCGCGTTCAAGGTCCTCCCGATCATCATCTTCATCTGTTCGTTCTTCTCGATCCTGTACTACTTCGGGATCATCCAGATCATCGTCAAGGGCATGGCGTGGGTCATGCAGAAGACGATGAAGGTTTCCGGCGCCGAGTCGCTGTGCGTCGCGGCGAACGTGTTCATCGGGCAGACGGAGGCCCCGGTCCTCATCGCGCCCTACATCGTCACGATGACGACCTCGGAGCTCTTCACGATGATGGTCGGCGGCATGGCCCACGTCTCGGGCGCCGTCATGCTCGCGTACGTGCTCATGGGCGCGCCGCTGAAGTACCTCATCACGGCGTCCGTCATGGCGGCGCCGGGCACGTTCCTCATCACGAAGATCATGTGGCCGGAGACGGAGAACCCCGTGACGATGGGCACCGTCAAGATGCAGATCGAGAAGCACGACGCGAACTTCATCGACGCGGCCGCGACGGGCGCCTCGCAGGGCATGACGCTCGTCCTGAACATCGCGGCGATGCTCATCGCGTTCGTCGCCCTCATCGCGATGATCAACGGGTTCCTCGGCTGGGCCGGCGGCCTCGTCGGGTACCCGACGTTCTCGCTCCAGACCGTATTCGGCTGGGTCCTCGGGCCGCTGGCCTGGGCGCTCGGCGCGCCGAAGCAGGACATGGCCACCGTGGGCAACCTCATCGCGAACAAAACCGTCATCAACGAGTTCTTCGCGTTCTCCATGTTCAAGGACGTCGTCGGGACGCTGTCCGAGAAGGGCAAGATCATCGCGACGTTCGCTCTCTGCGGCTTCGCGAACTTCTCGTCCATCGGCATCCAGATCGGCGGCATCGGCGGACTCGCGCCCACGCGCAAGTCCGATCTCGCCCGTCTCGGCTTCCGGGCTCTTCTCGCCGGCTCGCTGGTCAGCTTCATGACGGCCGCCATCGCCGGCATCCTGATGTCCTAG
- a CDS encoding purine-nucleoside phosphorylase: MDPRLSAAAEWLRERLPHPPLVGVILGSGLGDFADGVDEAVVVPYGKIPGFPASAVVGHAGALVGGRVHGVPTVVLSGRVHFYEGHPMASVVFPARVLGLLGCRTVIVTNAAGGIDTSFKSGNLMLIEDHINGFGTNPLVGANEEDLGPRFPDMSDAYRKDLRAIALAVARKERVVLKKGVYIGVHGPSYETPAEIRAFRRWGAHAVGMSTVPEVVALNQMSVGVIGISCITNMAAGVLKKPLVHTEVLETTQRVKGEFVRLLTALVRALGEGRSGATEDALAPTKRPAKRPAKAPKSKGKARR; the protein is encoded by the coding sequence ATGGATCCCAGGCTTTCGGCCGCCGCGGAGTGGCTCCGCGAACGTCTCCCGCACCCGCCGCTCGTCGGCGTGATCCTCGGCTCGGGCCTCGGCGATTTCGCCGACGGCGTGGACGAGGCCGTCGTCGTGCCCTACGGGAAGATCCCGGGCTTCCCGGCCTCGGCAGTGGTGGGCCACGCGGGGGCGCTCGTCGGCGGGAGAGTACACGGCGTTCCGACCGTCGTCCTGTCCGGCCGCGTGCATTTCTACGAGGGCCATCCGATGGCGTCCGTGGTTTTCCCGGCGCGTGTGCTCGGTCTCCTCGGCTGCCGCACGGTGATCGTGACGAACGCCGCGGGCGGCATCGACACGTCCTTCAAGTCCGGGAACCTCATGTTGATCGAGGACCACATCAACGGGTTCGGGACGAACCCGCTCGTGGGCGCCAACGAGGAGGACCTCGGGCCGCGGTTCCCCGACATGTCCGACGCCTACCGCAAGGACCTCCGCGCGATCGCGCTCGCGGTGGCCCGGAAGGAGCGCGTCGTCCTGAAAAAGGGCGTCTACATCGGCGTCCACGGCCCGTCCTACGAGACGCCGGCCGAGATCCGCGCGTTCCGCCGCTGGGGCGCTCACGCCGTGGGGATGTCCACCGTCCCCGAGGTCGTCGCGCTGAACCAGATGAGCGTCGGCGTCATCGGGATCTCCTGCATCACGAACATGGCGGCCGGCGTCCTCAAGAAGCCGCTCGTCCACACCGAAGTCCTCGAAACCACGCAGCGCGTCAAGGGCGAGTTCGTGCGGCTCCTGACCGCGCTCGTGCGCGCGCTCGGCGAGGGCCGGTCCGGGGCAACCGAGGATGCGCTTGCGCCGACGAAGAGGCCTGCGAAGAGGCCCGCGAAGGCGCCGAAGTCGAAGGGAAAGGCACGCCGATGA